In Pirellula sp. SH-Sr6A, the DNA window CAGTCGTTGATTGGCCTTTTGGACTTCGTAGGCCTGCAATGCAAGTACCAATTGAGGATCGATGTCGTTCGGATCGAAGATAGGGATATCTTGATTGCCAATTTGGACTCTCAGGTCAGTTTCAGGTAACCCCTCATAGGGATTGCCTGGATCCGATACGAGTTGATTGGTAGCAGCGAGCCCGCTAGTGCCAGGGGTGTGCGATTGGATGCTCGGTTTGAACAACGTGGATTGGTTGGTGGCCAATGCGTCTTTGGAGGGCGAATCCTGTGAATTGGAGGAGGGCACCATGCGGCCGCCCCAAAAGGCGGCGAGACCGATCAGTCCGGCGGCGAGGAAAGGTCGCCAGGAATGTTCTCGCTCCTCGGGTCGCTCGTGGAGAACGGGTCGCTCGTGGAGAACGGGTCGCTCGTGGAGAACGGGTCGCTCGTGGAGAACGGGTCGCTCGTGGAGAACGGGTCGCTCGTGGAGAACGGGGCGCTCGTGGAGAACGGGGCGATCGTGGAGAACGGGGCGATCGATTGCGGTCGAAAGGTTTTGGATCGGCAGGTTCGCAAGTGAATTCGAGTTGAAAATCTTGGGCGAAGCAGGTTCGGAAGAGACGGCAGCAATCGGGTTCGCAGGGGGCACGTTGTGAAGCTGCTTCGAGAACTGTTGCTCTTCGAGCATCGCCAGGGCGATCTCTCTCCAATTTTCAGGATTGGAATCGCAATGCTCGAGCAGTTCTCGCCGCTGGCCGGGAGAGCACTCACCGTCCACTAACGCTTGAAGTTGCAAGGGGTCGATCATAGGAAGGAAACCTATTGAGTCTGGTGCTTATCGGTATTGCGAAGTGACTACGAATAATAAGTGGACAGCTTTGCCCTCAAGGCCTTTCGGGCTTTGAGCAAGCGATATTCAACTGTCTTAATTGAAATTCCAAGGTGATCAGCCAGATCCTGGTACCCCCAACCTTCGGTGTATTTGAGGAGTAGGATTTGGCGGTCTGGAGAGGATAGCTTTTGGATAGCGCTGGCGACGACCGAATCACTTTCCAACTTCATCAGCCACTCTCCCGGGCAGGGAGAGTCCGATAATTCGGAACCTTTTCCCGCGTCGGCCGCACCCACCAGCAGTTTTTTTCGCCTGCCGTTGGATCGGTGATGATTGATGACTTTTCGCAAGGCAATGCGATAGAGCCAAGGTGCAATCTTTGCGGGATCCTCAGGTCGGCTGCGTTGTGTGATGGCCGCAAGTGCGACTTCCTGCAAAACGTCTTCTGCCGCCTGGTGGTCCGCTAACCGGGAATGGATGACGGTGGACAACCAGCGACGATGTCTATCGATCGCATTGCCCCAATCGATCTGCTCCGATTTTTCTTCCATGGGTAATCTCATTGCCAGCGCGCTCATGATGCGAAAAGAGTCGCTAGCAAGCCGTCTTTCCCCTGACGGAATGGGGGAATTAGGGGTGATTTTTGAAGATTTTGTGGGTCATCCGTGGACATAGCCGCGCGGAGGAAGCTG includes these proteins:
- a CDS encoding RNA polymerase sigma factor — translated: MEEKSEQIDWGNAIDRHRRWLSTVIHSRLADHQAAEDVLQEVALAAITQRSRPEDPAKIAPWLYRIALRKVINHHRSNGRRKKLLVGAADAGKGSELSDSPCPGEWLMKLESDSVVASAIQKLSSPDRQILLLKYTEGWGYQDLADHLGISIKTVEYRLLKARKALRAKLSTYYS